In the genome of Xanthomonas translucens pv. cerealis, one region contains:
- a CDS encoding RNA-binding S4 domain-containing protein — MNEPLAQPSVVRLDVWLWAARFFKTRSGAKQAVETGKVDVAGQRPKSSRAVRVGEQLRVERGEEVFEIRVLALSDDRGPASVAQTLYLESDASRERRVQQRAQRNAERNGYRAPDGKPDKRARRLIRALGDLDTL; from the coding sequence ATGAATGAACCGCTAGCGCAACCGAGCGTGGTCCGGCTGGATGTCTGGCTGTGGGCCGCGCGCTTCTTCAAGACCCGCAGCGGGGCCAAGCAGGCGGTGGAAACCGGCAAGGTCGACGTGGCCGGGCAGCGGCCGAAATCCTCGCGCGCGGTGCGCGTGGGCGAACAGTTGCGCGTGGAGCGCGGCGAGGAAGTGTTCGAGATCCGGGTGCTGGCGCTCAGCGACGACCGCGGCCCGGCCAGCGTCGCGCAGACGCTGTACCTGGAGAGCGACGCCTCGCGCGAGCGGCGCGTGCAGCAACGCGCGCAACGCAACGCCGAACGCAACGGCTACCGGGCACCCGACGGCAAGCCGGACAAGCGCGCACGGCGCCTGATTCGCGCGCTGGGCGACCTGGACACGCTGTAG
- the minC gene encoding septum site-determining protein MinC: MSSVNLDFEQAGELKIGQVGIANLRIRTLDVARLAQEMRERVQRAPKLFGHAAVIIDFGGLAQAPDIATARALLDGLRAAGVLPVALAYGTREIEQLAEALGLPLLAKFRAQYERIDGGARAAAPAPVSPPPPPPAAARPQPGRMHKTAVRSGQQLYAEHCDLTVVAPVGAGAEVISDGSIHIYGSLRGRALAGAQGNTEARIFCRDFHAELVAIAGHYKVLDDIPKELRGKAVQVWLEQDQIKIAAQD, translated from the coding sequence GTGTCGTCGGTGAATCTGGATTTCGAGCAGGCAGGCGAACTGAAGATCGGCCAGGTCGGCATCGCCAACCTGCGCATCCGCACCCTGGACGTGGCGCGCCTGGCGCAGGAGATGCGCGAGCGCGTGCAGCGCGCGCCCAAGCTGTTCGGCCACGCCGCGGTCATCATCGATTTCGGCGGCCTGGCGCAGGCGCCGGACATCGCCACCGCGCGCGCGCTGCTGGACGGCCTGCGCGCGGCCGGTGTGCTGCCGGTGGCGCTGGCCTACGGCACCCGCGAGATCGAGCAGCTGGCCGAGGCGCTGGGCCTGCCGCTGCTGGCCAAGTTCCGCGCCCAGTACGAACGCATCGACGGCGGCGCCCGCGCTGCGGCGCCCGCCCCGGTGTCGCCGCCCCCGCCGCCGCCCGCTGCGGCGCGCCCGCAACCGGGCCGCATGCACAAGACCGCGGTGCGCTCGGGCCAGCAGCTGTATGCGGAACACTGCGACCTGACCGTGGTGGCGCCTGTCGGCGCTGGCGCCGAGGTGATCTCCGACGGCAGCATCCATATCTACGGCAGCCTGCGCGGACGCGCCCTGGCCGGCGCGCAGGGCAACACCGAGGCGCGGATCTTCTGCCGCGACTTCCACGCCGAACTGGTCGCCATCGCCGGCCACTACAAGGTGCTGGACGATATTCCCAAGGAACTGCGTGGCAAGGCCGTCCAGGTCTGGCTGGAGCAGGACCAGATCAAGATCGCCGCGCAAGATTGA
- the minE gene encoding cell division topological specificity factor MinE: MGLFDFLKAKKNTAETAKNRLQIIIAQERNHRGGPDYLPLLQRELLEVIKKYVNIDADAVKVDLVKDGEHDVLDISVALPEGPTP, translated from the coding sequence ATGGGACTATTCGACTTTCTCAAGGCCAAGAAGAACACCGCCGAGACGGCCAAGAACCGCCTGCAGATCATCATCGCGCAGGAGCGCAACCACCGCGGCGGCCCGGATTACCTGCCGCTGCTGCAACGCGAACTGCTGGAAGTGATCAAGAAGTACGTCAACATCGACGCCGACGCGGTCAAGGTGGACCTGGTCAAGGACGGCGAACACGACGTGCTCGATATCTCGGTGGCATTGCCGGAAGGGCCGACGCCCTGA
- a CDS encoding GNAT family N-acetyltransferase — protein sequence MSIVIRDVREHELDSVLALNNNAGLAILPLDSAKLHRFYETADYFRIAERDGNLAGFLVGFGGDSDHDSSNFAWFRERYPAFFYIDRIVVASRRRGGGVGRAFYADVQSYAELRYPQLACEVFLDHGADAALLFHGSFGFREVGQNTMNEVEVRASMLLKDLCSYAWVRETYGEQLPDLPWVGHAHRLQRAPRPAGD from the coding sequence ATGTCGATCGTCATCCGCGACGTGCGCGAGCACGAGCTCGATTCGGTCCTGGCCCTGAACAACAACGCCGGACTGGCGATCCTGCCCCTGGATTCGGCCAAACTGCACCGCTTCTACGAGACCGCAGACTATTTCCGCATCGCTGAGCGCGACGGCAACCTGGCCGGCTTCCTGGTCGGCTTCGGCGGCGACAGCGATCACGACAGCAGCAATTTCGCCTGGTTTCGCGAGCGCTACCCGGCGTTCTTCTATATCGACCGCATCGTGGTGGCCAGCCGCCGCCGCGGCGGCGGCGTCGGCCGCGCGTTCTATGCCGACGTGCAGAGCTATGCCGAACTACGCTATCCGCAGCTGGCGTGCGAGGTTTTCCTGGATCACGGCGCGGACGCGGCGCTGCTGTTCCATGGCAGCTTCGGTTTCCGCGAAGTGGGCCAGAACACGATGAACGAGGTGGAGGTGCGTGCGAGCATGCTGTTGAAGGATTTGTGCAGTTACGCCTGGGTCCGCGAGACCTACGGCGAGCAGTTGCCCGACCTGCCCTGGGTCGGCCATGCCCACCGCCTGCAACGGGCCCCGCGCCCGGCCGGGGACTGA
- the minD gene encoding septum site-determining protein MinD — protein sequence MAEIIVVTSGKGGVGKTTTSASLACGLARRGKKVAVIDFDVGLRNLDLIMGCERRVVYDFVNVVHGEATLKQSLIKDKRFDNLYVLAASQTRDKDALTQDGVEKVLKDLVAEGFEYIVCDSPAGIEKGAFLAMYFADRAVVVVNPEVSSVRDSDRIIGLLDSKTRKAEQGQTVPAFLLLTRYSPGRVEGGEMLSITDVEEVLGLKAIGVIPESGDVLNASNKGEPVILDGESPAGQAYDDAVARIMGEERPMRFISVEKKGFFTKLFGG from the coding sequence TTGGCTGAAATTATCGTAGTCACCTCCGGCAAGGGCGGCGTCGGCAAGACCACCACCAGCGCGAGCCTGGCCTGCGGGCTGGCGCGACGCGGCAAGAAGGTCGCCGTGATCGACTTCGACGTGGGCCTGCGCAACCTCGACCTGATCATGGGCTGCGAGCGCCGGGTGGTGTACGACTTCGTCAACGTGGTGCACGGCGAGGCCACGCTCAAGCAGTCGCTGATCAAGGACAAGCGCTTCGACAACCTGTACGTGCTGGCCGCCTCGCAAACCCGCGACAAGGACGCGCTGACCCAGGACGGCGTGGAGAAGGTGCTAAAGGACCTGGTCGCCGAAGGCTTCGAATACATCGTCTGCGATTCGCCGGCCGGCATCGAGAAGGGCGCGTTCCTGGCGATGTATTTCGCCGACCGCGCGGTGGTCGTGGTCAATCCGGAAGTCTCTTCGGTGCGCGACTCGGACCGCATCATCGGCCTGCTCGACTCCAAGACCCGCAAGGCCGAGCAAGGCCAGACCGTGCCGGCGTTCCTGCTGCTGACCCGCTACAGCCCGGGCCGGGTAGAAGGCGGCGAGATGCTCAGCATTACCGACGTGGAGGAAGTGCTGGGGCTGAAGGCGATCGGCGTGATCCCCGAATCCGGCGACGTGCTCAATGCCTCCAACAAGGGCGAGCCGGTGATCCTGGACGGCGAATCCCCGGCCGGCCAGGCCTACGACGACGCGGTGGCCCGGATCATGGGCGAAGAGCGCCCGATGCGCTTCATCTCCGTGGAGAAGAAGGGCTTCTTCACCAAGTTGTTCGGAGGGTGA